In Synechococcus sp. RS9909, one genomic interval encodes:
- the dnaB gene encoding replicative DNA helicase, with translation MVSVPLNEPGGESAGGGRRGFSQGRRRDEPHFEALPDSIPPQNLEAEEAVLGGILLDPDAIGRVADVLQPEAFYLGAHREIYRTAVMLHSQGKPTDLTAMTAWLADTGALEKVGGSGRLVELVERVATTASIEQVARLVMDKFLRRQLIRSGNEVIQLGFDQSLPMDQVLDQAEQTIFAISQEKPSKGLTPTAEILTSTFNEIESRSLGTSVAGIPVNFYDLDAMTQGLQRSDLIIVAGRPAMGKTSIVLNLAKNVAQLHNLPVCVFSLEMSKEQLTYRLLSMEVGIESGRLRTGRLQQDEWPLLGQGINTLGQLPIYIDDKPNSGVLEMRSLCRRLMAEQGRDLGLVVIDYLQLMEGSTPDNRVQELSRITRGLKGMARELNVPVIALSQLSRGVESRTNKRPMLSDLRESGSIEQDADLVLMIYRDEYYNPETPDRGITEVIVTKHRNGPVGTVKLLFEPQFTRFRNLAA, from the coding sequence ATGGTGAGCGTTCCCCTCAATGAACCAGGCGGCGAGTCCGCCGGAGGGGGGCGCCGTGGCTTCAGCCAGGGGCGCCGGAGGGATGAACCCCATTTCGAAGCGCTGCCCGACTCGATTCCGCCCCAGAACCTGGAGGCGGAAGAGGCGGTTCTGGGCGGCATCCTGCTCGACCCCGATGCCATCGGTCGTGTGGCTGATGTGTTGCAGCCGGAAGCCTTTTATCTCGGTGCCCATCGGGAGATCTACCGCACAGCGGTGATGCTCCACAGCCAGGGCAAACCCACGGATCTCACCGCCATGACCGCCTGGCTCGCGGATACCGGCGCTCTGGAGAAAGTGGGCGGCAGCGGCCGGCTGGTGGAGTTGGTGGAACGAGTGGCCACCACGGCATCGATCGAGCAGGTGGCCCGCCTGGTGATGGACAAGTTCCTGCGCCGCCAGCTGATCCGATCAGGCAATGAAGTGATCCAGCTCGGCTTCGACCAGAGCCTGCCGATGGACCAGGTGCTTGACCAGGCAGAACAGACGATCTTTGCGATCAGCCAGGAAAAACCATCCAAGGGGCTGACGCCCACGGCCGAGATCCTCACCAGCACGTTCAACGAGATCGAGAGCCGCTCCCTCGGCACCTCGGTGGCGGGCATCCCGGTGAACTTCTACGACCTGGATGCCATGACCCAGGGCCTGCAGCGCAGTGATCTGATCATCGTGGCGGGACGGCCGGCCATGGGCAAAACCTCGATCGTGCTCAACCTGGCCAAGAACGTGGCGCAGCTCCACAACCTGCCGGTGTGCGTGTTCTCCCTGGAGATGAGCAAAGAGCAGCTCACCTACCGGTTGCTCTCAATGGAAGTGGGCATCGAATCCGGGCGCCTCCGCACCGGTCGTCTGCAACAGGATGAGTGGCCACTGCTGGGCCAGGGCATCAACACCCTCGGCCAGCTGCCGATCTACATCGACGACAAGCCCAACTCGGGCGTGCTCGAGATGCGATCGCTCTGCCGCCGACTCATGGCAGAACAGGGCAGGGATCTGGGGCTGGTGGTGATTGATTACCTGCAGCTGATGGAGGGTTCCACCCCCGACAACCGGGTGCAGGAGCTCTCGCGGATCACCCGGGGGCTGAAGGGGATGGCCCGGGAACTGAACGTGCCGGTGATCGCCCTCTCCCAGCTCAGCCGGGGCGTGGAGTCGCGCACCAACAAACGGCCGATGCTCAGCGACCTGCGCGAATCAGGCTCGATCGAACAGGACGCCGACCTGGTGTTGATGATCTACCGCGATGAGTACTACAACCCGGAAACCCCCGACCGGGGCATCACCGAAGTGATCGTGACCAAGCACCGCAACGGCCCAGTCGGCACGGTGAAACTGCTGTTCGAGCCCCAGTTCACCCGCTTCCGCAACCTGGCGGCGTAG
- a CDS encoding fatty acid desaturase: MASSVITAPSPPSRPAAPDVALKKAAALHQPRKGEAPVSVDQGKRWGTIGFMIGIHVLAIVALLPGFWSWQAVTTLLVLYWVTACLGVTIGYHRLLSHRSFRVPHWLERFFATCGALSCQHGPIDWVGLHRHHHKFSDTDADHHNSHRGFWWSHMGWMFEPIPAMQAVPRMSGDLVSDPYYRWLNNNFLLLQLPLAGLLFWIGTVTGAGGWALVLWGIPLRLVLVYHITWLVNSATHCWGEVVYESGDASRNNKWVAALTFGEGWHNNHHAFPHSARHGLQPGQIDLTWQHIRLMRAIGLASKIRLPVAS; the protein is encoded by the coding sequence ATGGCCTCCAGCGTGATCACGGCGCCATCGCCGCCGAGTCGACCAGCCGCACCGGACGTTGCCCTCAAGAAGGCGGCTGCCCTGCACCAACCTCGCAAAGGCGAAGCACCCGTGAGTGTTGATCAGGGCAAGCGTTGGGGGACCATCGGCTTCATGATCGGGATCCACGTGCTCGCCATCGTCGCCCTTCTGCCCGGATTCTGGAGCTGGCAAGCGGTCACCACCCTGCTGGTTCTCTACTGGGTCACCGCCTGCCTGGGGGTGACGATCGGCTATCACCGCCTGCTCTCCCACCGCTCCTTCCGCGTTCCTCACTGGCTGGAGCGCTTCTTCGCCACCTGTGGCGCCCTGAGCTGCCAGCACGGCCCGATCGACTGGGTGGGACTGCACCGTCACCATCACAAGTTTTCGGATACGGATGCGGATCACCACAACAGCCATCGCGGCTTCTGGTGGAGCCACATGGGTTGGATGTTTGAACCCATCCCGGCCATGCAGGCCGTGCCACGGATGAGCGGTGATCTGGTCAGCGACCCCTACTACCGCTGGCTCAACAACAATTTCCTGTTGCTGCAACTGCCCCTGGCCGGTCTGCTTTTCTGGATCGGCACGGTCACCGGTGCCGGCGGCTGGGCCCTGGTGCTGTGGGGCATCCCCCTGCGCCTGGTGCTGGTGTATCACATCACCTGGCTGGTGAACTCCGCCACCCACTGCTGGGGTGAGGTGGTGTACGAGAGCGGCGACGCCTCCCGCAACAACAAGTGGGTGGCCGCGCTCACCTTTGGCGAGGGCTGGCATAACAACCACCACGCCTTCCCCCACTCCGCCCGTCACGGTCTCCAACCCGGACAGATCGACCTCACCTGGCAGCACATTCGCTTGATGCGAGCCATCGGCCTGGCCAGCAAAATCCGCCTGCCGGTCGCGTCCTAA
- a CDS encoding fatty acid desaturase encodes MRAAVMAPRGPLPRRQRRIKWGTTSFMLILHVLATVALLPRFWSWQGVVALAVLYWMTVLGVTLGLHRLVAHRSLSVPRWLERTLVIMGTLACQSGPIEWVGLHRHHHRFSDQANDHHDAARGLWWSHSEWMLHAIPALEHIDRYAGDLQADPFYRWLDRWFLLLQIPLGLALYAYGQMADVHGGGLGLVLWAIPLRLVIVYHVTWLVNSATHACGYRNFDCPDLSRNCWWVALLSFGEGWHNNHHAHPASARHGLRWFELDITWLHIRLLRRLRLAHRIRQARYAPSGLP; translated from the coding sequence ATGCGTGCGGCGGTGATGGCTCCCCGGGGCCCCTTGCCCCGCCGGCAGCGACGGATCAAATGGGGCACCACCAGTTTCATGCTCATCCTGCATGTGCTGGCCACCGTCGCCCTCCTGCCCCGGTTCTGGAGCTGGCAGGGCGTTGTCGCTCTGGCGGTGCTCTATTGGATGACCGTGCTGGGCGTGACCCTCGGCCTGCACCGCCTGGTCGCCCACCGCAGCCTCAGCGTGCCCCGCTGGCTGGAGCGCACCCTGGTGATCATGGGAACCCTGGCCTGCCAGAGCGGACCGATCGAATGGGTGGGCCTGCACCGCCATCACCACCGCTTCTCCGACCAAGCCAACGACCACCACGACGCCGCCCGCGGCCTCTGGTGGAGTCACAGCGAGTGGATGCTGCACGCAATCCCCGCTCTGGAGCACATCGACCGCTATGCGGGGGACCTCCAGGCCGATCCCTTCTATCGCTGGCTTGATCGCTGGTTCCTGCTCCTGCAGATTCCCCTGGGCCTGGCCCTCTACGCCTACGGCCAGATGGCTGACGTGCATGGCGGCGGCCTGGGGTTGGTGCTCTGGGCGATTCCGCTGCGCCTGGTGATCGTGTATCACGTCACCTGGCTGGTGAATTCGGCCACCCACGCCTGTGGCTACCGCAATTTCGATTGCCCCGACCTCTCCCGCAATTGCTGGTGGGTGGCCCTGCTCTCGTTCGGCGAGGGCTGGCATAACAACCATCACGCCCATCCGGCCAGTGCCCGCCATGGTCTGCGCTGGTTTGAGCTCGACATCACCTGGCTGCACATCCGCCTGCTGCGCCGACTGCGTCTGGCCCACCGCATCCGCCAGGCCCGTTATGCGCCCTCAGGACTGCCCTGA
- a CDS encoding pirin-like bicupin family protein, giving the protein MVSALPPPQPLFRPADERFHSALAWLDSWHSFSFAGHHHPDWIGYGPLRVINDDTIAAGRGFGMHPHRDMEIITVMVEGELTHTDSMGHNAVLRAGEVQRMSAGTGIVHSEINQSPDPCRLLQIWIEPTQTGLSPAYEQQPMPLGSGWTRLLDPDRKDGALAIARPVRLWRAQIKAGASLDWPTDLTGSSWLQVIDGQLGLNAAAEPLPAQLRRGDGLGLPNDSIPGNGLEAVEASDLLLFALA; this is encoded by the coding sequence ATGGTGTCTGCGCTGCCCCCTCCACAACCGCTGTTCCGCCCCGCCGACGAGCGCTTCCACAGCGCCCTCGCGTGGCTGGACTCCTGGCACAGCTTTTCCTTCGCGGGCCACCACCACCCCGACTGGATAGGCTATGGCCCCCTGCGCGTGATCAACGACGACACCATCGCCGCCGGTCGGGGCTTCGGCATGCATCCCCACCGTGACATGGAGATCATCACCGTGATGGTGGAGGGGGAACTGACCCACACCGACTCCATGGGTCACAACGCCGTGCTGCGGGCGGGGGAAGTGCAGCGCATGAGTGCCGGCACCGGCATCGTGCACAGCGAAATCAACCAGAGCCCCGATCCCTGCAGGCTGCTGCAGATCTGGATTGAGCCGACCCAGACCGGGCTCAGCCCCGCCTATGAGCAACAGCCGATGCCACTGGGGTCGGGCTGGACCCGCCTGCTGGACCCGGATCGCAAGGATGGAGCTCTGGCGATCGCTCGCCCGGTGCGCCTGTGGCGCGCTCAGATCAAAGCGGGTGCCAGCCTCGATTGGCCCACCGACCTGACAGGCTCAAGTTGGCTTCAGGTCATCGACGGTCAGCTCGGGCTGAATGCAGCCGCAGAACCGCTGCCAGCCCAGCTGCGTCGCGGTGATGGCCTCGGCCTCCCGAACGATTCGATTCCCGGAAACGGCCTGGAGGCTGTGGAGGCCAGCGATCTGCTGCTGTTTGCACTGGCCTGA
- a CDS encoding ribbon-helix-helix protein, CopG family, translating into MALTVRLDPETQHCLDELVAGTGQDKSALVRELIRQRWQQLQSAPSITERIGGHPSHFLNTLPKGGAERPMRRQLLMERLARKQRP; encoded by the coding sequence ATGGCGCTCACGGTCCGGCTTGATCCCGAAACTCAGCACTGCCTGGATGAGTTAGTGGCCGGCACGGGCCAGGACAAAAGTGCACTGGTGCGCGAACTGATCCGCCAACGCTGGCAGCAGCTCCAGAGCGCTCCCTCGATCACCGAACGGATCGGCGGCCACCCCAGCCACTTCCTCAACACCCTGCCCAAGGGCGGAGCCGAGCGGCCGATGCGGCGCCAGTTACTGATGGAACGCCTCGCCAGGAAACAGCGGCCATGA
- a CDS encoding aminotransferase class I/II-fold pyridoxal phosphate-dependent enzyme — protein MLLSSDASPSASPEVRARALVQRVAAQQAPVAAARTAGVGLRLERILAAFAAERVGTQHFASLTGYGHGDQGREVLDRVFARVLGAEQAAVRLQFVSGTHAIAAALFGVLRPGDRMLSITGRPYDTLEEVIGLRGEGQGSLVDFGVDYAECDLNPDGSLDLQALDQALDQPIRLILIQRSCGYSWRPSVSIAQIEAVCQRIHARQPECVCFVDNCYGELVEEREPPAVGADLIAGSLIKNLGGTLAPTGGYVAGRAELVERACCRLTAPGIGSEGGTGFDLHRLILQGLFLAPQMVAEALIGAELVAGTFAALGYPVQPSPGAHRSDLIQAVQLGDPEALKVVCRAFQACSPVGAYLDPVPAAMPGYASDLVMAGGTFIDGSTSEFSADAPLREPFNLYVQGGTHRSHLELALIRALVALEEARLVDLPHTG, from the coding sequence ATGCTTTTGAGTTCCGATGCTTCGCCTTCCGCCTCGCCCGAGGTGCGGGCCCGCGCTCTGGTGCAGCGTGTGGCGGCGCAACAGGCGCCCGTTGCCGCCGCCCGCACGGCTGGGGTGGGCTTGCGCCTGGAGCGGATCCTGGCGGCCTTCGCGGCGGAGCGGGTCGGCACCCAGCATTTCGCCTCCCTGACGGGGTATGGCCATGGCGATCAGGGGCGTGAGGTGCTCGATCGGGTCTTCGCGCGGGTGTTGGGGGCGGAACAAGCAGCGGTGCGCCTGCAGTTCGTCAGTGGCACCCATGCCATCGCCGCCGCCTTGTTCGGTGTGCTGCGCCCCGGCGATCGGATGCTGTCGATCACTGGTCGGCCTTACGACACCCTGGAGGAGGTGATCGGCCTGCGCGGAGAGGGTCAGGGGTCCCTGGTCGACTTCGGCGTCGACTACGCCGAATGCGATCTGAACCCCGATGGTTCGCTGGATCTACAGGCGCTGGATCAGGCCCTGGACCAGCCCATCCGCCTGATCCTGATTCAGCGCAGCTGCGGCTACAGCTGGCGGCCGTCTGTTTCGATCGCGCAGATCGAAGCGGTGTGCCAGCGCATTCATGCCCGCCAGCCGGAGTGCGTCTGCTTCGTTGACAACTGTTATGGCGAGCTGGTCGAAGAGCGGGAGCCGCCTGCTGTGGGTGCCGATCTGATCGCCGGCTCCCTGATCAAGAATCTGGGCGGCACCCTGGCGCCCACCGGTGGTTATGTGGCCGGTCGCGCTGAGCTGGTGGAACGGGCCTGCTGTCGGCTCACCGCCCCTGGGATCGGCAGTGAGGGCGGCACCGGATTTGATCTGCACCGACTGATCCTGCAGGGGCTGTTTCTCGCCCCCCAGATGGTGGCGGAAGCGCTCATCGGCGCCGAACTGGTGGCTGGCACGTTCGCCGCCCTGGGCTATCCGGTGCAACCGTCTCCGGGTGCGCACCGGAGCGACCTGATTCAGGCGGTGCAGCTCGGCGATCCCGAAGCCCTCAAGGTGGTGTGCCGAGCGTTTCAGGCCTGCTCTCCAGTGGGCGCCTATCTCGATCCGGTGCCTGCGGCCATGCCCGGCTATGCCAGTGATCTGGTGATGGCCGGCGGCACCTTCATCGACGGCAGCACCAGTGAGTTTTCCGCCGATGCTCCCCTGCGGGAGCCTTTCAACCTCTATGTGCAGGGCGGCACCCATCGCAGCCATCTCGAACTGGCTCTGATCCGAGCGCTGGTGGCGCTCGAGGAGGCACGACTGGTGGATCTACCCCACACTGGGTGA
- the gcvH gene encoding glycine cleavage system protein GcvH: protein MAFDFPDQFRFADSHEYAHRDGDLVRVGLSAFAVDQLGDIVFVDLPDVGASLNRGTGFGSVESVKAVEDMYAPLSGEVVQRNEAVLASPEELQNDPHGEGWLLVIRPADASQLAELMDAATYATKIAAS, encoded by the coding sequence ATGGCCTTCGATTTTCCTGACCAGTTCCGCTTCGCCGACAGCCATGAATATGCCCATCGCGATGGCGATCTGGTGCGGGTGGGCCTCAGTGCCTTTGCGGTGGATCAGCTCGGCGACATCGTGTTTGTCGATCTCCCCGATGTGGGTGCCAGCCTGAATCGCGGCACCGGTTTCGGATCGGTGGAGTCGGTGAAGGCGGTGGAAGACATGTATGCCCCCCTCAGCGGCGAAGTGGTGCAGCGCAATGAAGCGGTGCTGGCCAGCCCGGAGGAACTGCAGAACGACCCCCATGGGGAGGGGTGGTTGCTGGTGATCCGCCCTGCTGACGCGTCGCAGCTGGCTGAATTGATGGATGCGGCCACCTACGCCACCAAGATCGCCGCTTCCTGA
- a CDS encoding NADPH-dependent FMN reductase, giving the protein MSATSPDLLVITASNGENLKLAQRFVEQAEQLGQQAELLDLTSLDLPLYTPRAQEKGTPAAVAPLQEQLMATPRWVICAPEYNGSIPPSLTSAIAWLSVQGDDFRSLFNGRPIAMATFSGGGGMALLHALRIQLTHLGAEVVGRQLLSNYAKPAKDDSLQDLLQRLIQKQPLQV; this is encoded by the coding sequence ATGTCTGCCACCAGCCCCGATCTCCTGGTGATCACCGCCAGCAATGGTGAAAACCTCAAACTGGCGCAGCGCTTCGTGGAACAGGCCGAACAGCTGGGGCAACAGGCCGAGCTGCTCGATCTCACCAGCCTCGATCTGCCCCTCTACACCCCCCGGGCCCAGGAGAAGGGCACGCCGGCAGCCGTCGCTCCCCTGCAGGAGCAACTGATGGCGACGCCACGCTGGGTGATCTGCGCCCCTGAATACAACGGATCCATCCCCCCCTCTCTCACCAGCGCCATCGCCTGGTTGTCGGTGCAGGGGGATGACTTCCGCAGCCTGTTCAACGGTCGGCCGATCGCCATGGCCACCTTCTCCGGAGGCGGGGGCATGGCCCTGCTCCATGCCCTGCGCATCCAGCTCACCCATCTCGGCGCCGAAGTGGTGGGCCGCCAATTGCTGAGCAACTACGCCAAGCCAGCAAAGGACGACAGCCTCCAGGATCTGCTCCAACGCCTGATTCAGAAACAGCCTCTCCAGGTTTGA
- the rplI gene encoding 50S ribosomal protein L9 → MAKRVQVVLNEDVLSLGRDGDLVEVAPGYARNFLLPFGKAVPVTPAVMKQVEHRRAKEAERQAALKQEALAFRTALDTIGRFTVKKQTGGDEVLFGTVTNGDVAEAIEAATKKEVDRRDITVPDIHRTGSYKVKVKLHSDVTAEINLEVVSY, encoded by the coding sequence ATGGCCAAGCGCGTTCAAGTCGTTCTGAATGAGGACGTTCTCAGCCTCGGTCGGGATGGGGATCTGGTGGAAGTGGCCCCCGGCTACGCCCGCAACTTCCTGCTCCCCTTCGGCAAAGCGGTTCCCGTGACGCCGGCCGTGATGAAACAGGTGGAGCACCGCCGCGCCAAGGAAGCGGAACGTCAGGCCGCCCTCAAGCAGGAGGCCCTGGCGTTCCGCACAGCGCTCGACACCATCGGTCGTTTCACCGTGAAGAAGCAAACCGGTGGCGACGAAGTGCTGTTCGGCACCGTCACCAATGGCGATGTGGCCGAAGCGATCGAAGCCGCCACCAAGAAAGAAGTGGATCGTCGCGACATCACCGTGCCCGACATCCACCGCACCGGCTCTTACAAGGTGAAGGTGAAGCTTCACAGCGACGTCACCGCTGAAATCAACCTGGAAGTGGTCAGCTACTGA
- a CDS encoding type II toxin-antitoxin system VapC family toxin, whose product MRRILVDSGVLLSYYQEREPLHQAVVAFFDQTCAQLITSPICVAEVLWLLGDPGDTRVLAAQNHLLRAVSRGGIESSPLLPEDYARVADLNERYADLPGDFADLTLICLSERLDIAEILTLASDFEIYRRFRREPFQPVALN is encoded by the coding sequence ATGAGGCGAATCCTGGTGGATTCCGGGGTGCTGTTGAGCTATTACCAGGAGCGCGAGCCCCTGCATCAGGCGGTGGTGGCGTTCTTCGACCAGACCTGCGCTCAGCTGATCACCTCGCCGATCTGCGTGGCCGAAGTGCTCTGGCTACTGGGCGACCCCGGCGATACCAGGGTTCTGGCCGCCCAGAACCACTTGCTGCGTGCTGTGAGCCGCGGCGGCATCGAATCGAGCCCGCTGCTGCCTGAGGACTATGCCCGGGTGGCGGACCTCAACGAGCGCTACGCCGACCTGCCCGGTGATTTTGCTGATCTCACGTTGATCTGCCTGTCCGAGCGGTTGGACATCGCTGAGATCCTCACGCTCGCCAGCGACTTCGAGATCTATCGGCGCTTCCGCCGCGAACCCTTCCAGCCCGTCGCGCTCAACTGA
- the gcvP gene encoding aminomethyl-transferring glycine dehydrogenase, translating to MTLLEQRCVASAEAIEQHRLSPFVERHLGPDPEQQQCMLQALGFASLEDFVRAVVPADILDAEPPLEAMPEGVAEAQALAELRKIAAANRLHRSLIGLGYHDTATPALIQRHVLENPAWYTAYTPYQAEIAQGRLEALLNFQTLISELTGLPIANASLLDESTACAEAMSLSLAVCKRPQACRFLVDAAVLPQTLAVLETRATPLGVSLEVGEPDAFRWDEDVFGVLLQLPGRNGHLWDPSALIAAAHAHGALATVAIDPLAQVLLAPVGSLGADIAVGSAQRFGVPMAGGGPHAAFFATREIYKRQVPGRIVGQSVDAEGRPALRLALQTREQHIRRDKATSNICTAQVLLAVMASFYAIHHGPDGLAVIARRLVGQRIALERGLVALGYPLPQAPRFDGFDVVTPLAPAVHQRASECGFNLRVLPDGAPVEQAEGFGLSLDELSDPGELQALLTVLAEVVDQPVPVLDPLAMAAETVDLEQALPALPLRRGRWLQQPVFQRYRSETELLRYIQRLVSRDLSLVHSMIPLGSCTMKLNAAAELVPVSWRSFSALHPFAPAEQCRGLQHLVHDLEGWLAALTGFAAVSLQPNAGSQGEYAGLLVIRAWHRSRQDAHRDVCLIPTSAHGTNPASAVMAGLRVVPVACDAQGNVDVEDLRAKAEQHSASLAALMVTYPSTHGVFETRIREICDLVHQHGGQVYLDGANLNAQVGLCRPGAYGADVCHLNLHKTFCIPHGGGGPGVGPIGVAAHLQPFLPGHPLVACGGDQGITPVSAAPWGSAGILPISWMYLRLMGPRGLRRASAVALLAANYLAHRLGDHYPVLFRGDAGLVAHECILDLRDLKRSAGLDVDDIAKRLMDYGFHAPTVSWPVAGTVMVEPTESESLPELDRFCDAMIAIRAEAAAIESGDVDRQNNPLKRAPHTLAAVTADHWDRPYSRREAAYPMADQREAKFWPHVARIDNAFGDRNLICTCPSVEELAAAQPAG from the coding sequence GTGACCCTTCTGGAACAGCGCTGCGTCGCCTCTGCAGAAGCCATTGAGCAACACAGGCTGTCGCCTTTTGTGGAGCGGCATCTCGGACCTGATCCGGAGCAGCAGCAGTGCATGCTCCAGGCTCTCGGGTTCGCGTCGTTGGAAGACTTTGTGCGGGCGGTGGTGCCCGCCGACATCCTCGATGCCGAGCCGCCACTGGAGGCCATGCCCGAGGGTGTGGCTGAAGCACAGGCTCTTGCGGAGCTGCGCAAGATCGCTGCGGCGAACCGTCTGCATCGTTCCCTGATCGGTCTCGGGTATCACGACACGGCGACGCCGGCCCTGATTCAGCGCCACGTGCTGGAGAATCCGGCCTGGTACACGGCCTACACCCCGTATCAGGCTGAGATTGCCCAGGGGCGGTTGGAGGCTCTGCTCAATTTCCAGACCCTGATCAGCGAGCTCACCGGGCTGCCGATCGCCAATGCGTCTTTGCTCGATGAGAGCACGGCCTGCGCTGAAGCGATGAGCCTCAGTCTGGCTGTGTGTAAGCGCCCGCAGGCGTGTCGCTTTCTGGTGGATGCGGCCGTGCTGCCCCAGACGTTGGCGGTTCTCGAGACCCGGGCCACGCCGCTGGGGGTCAGCCTGGAGGTGGGCGAGCCTGATGCCTTCCGCTGGGACGAGGACGTGTTCGGGGTGTTGCTCCAACTTCCCGGTCGCAACGGCCATCTCTGGGATCCATCGGCGCTGATCGCTGCGGCCCATGCGCACGGTGCTCTGGCCACCGTGGCGATTGATCCCCTGGCCCAGGTGCTGCTCGCTCCCGTCGGGTCACTCGGAGCTGATATCGCTGTGGGCAGCGCTCAGCGCTTCGGTGTGCCCATGGCCGGCGGCGGTCCCCATGCCGCCTTTTTTGCCACCCGTGAGATCTACAAGCGTCAGGTGCCCGGCCGGATCGTCGGTCAGTCGGTGGATGCGGAAGGCCGCCCGGCATTGCGCCTGGCTCTGCAGACCCGGGAGCAACACATCCGCCGCGACAAAGCCACCAGCAACATCTGCACCGCCCAGGTGCTGCTGGCGGTGATGGCGTCGTTTTACGCGATTCATCACGGTCCGGATGGCCTCGCGGTGATTGCCCGGCGCCTGGTGGGGCAGCGCATCGCCCTGGAGCGGGGTCTGGTGGCCCTTGGCTATCCGTTGCCTCAGGCCCCCCGCTTCGATGGCTTCGATGTGGTCACTCCCCTGGCCCCCGCTGTGCATCAACGCGCAAGCGAGTGCGGTTTCAATCTGCGCGTGCTGCCCGATGGGGCTCCTGTGGAGCAGGCGGAGGGCTTTGGACTCAGCCTTGATGAGCTCAGCGATCCAGGCGAGCTGCAGGCGCTGTTGACCGTGCTGGCGGAGGTGGTCGATCAGCCCGTTCCCGTCCTGGATCCCCTGGCGATGGCAGCGGAGACGGTCGATCTGGAGCAGGCTCTTCCCGCGCTTCCTCTGCGCCGCGGCCGCTGGCTCCAACAGCCGGTGTTCCAGCGCTACCGCAGCGAAACCGAGCTGCTGCGCTACATCCAGCGGCTGGTGAGCCGGGATCTTTCGCTGGTGCACAGCATGATCCCCCTGGGGAGCTGCACCATGAAGCTCAACGCGGCGGCTGAACTGGTGCCGGTGAGCTGGCGCTCGTTCTCCGCCCTCCATCCCTTTGCGCCAGCGGAGCAGTGCCGGGGCCTGCAGCACCTGGTGCACGATCTGGAAGGTTGGCTGGCGGCTCTTACCGGTTTTGCGGCGGTGTCATTGCAGCCCAATGCCGGTTCCCAGGGTGAATATGCCGGTCTGCTGGTGATCCGGGCCTGGCACCGCTCCCGCCAGGACGCCCATCGCGATGTCTGTCTGATTCCCACCAGCGCCCATGGCACCAATCCCGCCAGTGCGGTGATGGCCGGCCTGCGCGTTGTGCCGGTGGCCTGTGATGCGCAGGGCAATGTGGATGTGGAGGATCTGCGGGCCAAGGCGGAGCAGCACAGTGCCTCCCTGGCGGCCCTGATGGTCACCTATCCCTCAACCCATGGGGTGTTTGAAACCCGGATCCGCGAGATCTGCGATCTCGTGCATCAGCACGGTGGTCAGGTGTATCTCGATGGTGCCAACCTCAACGCCCAGGTGGGTCTTTGCCGGCCCGGTGCCTACGGGGCTGATGTTTGCCATCTGAATCTGCACAAAACCTTCTGCATTCCCCACGGTGGTGGTGGCCCCGGGGTTGGTCCGATCGGCGTGGCGGCGCACCTCCAACCGTTCCTGCCCGGCCACCCCCTGGTGGCCTGCGGCGGCGACCAGGGAATCACGCCCGTGTCTGCTGCACCCTGGGGAAGTGCGGGCATCCTGCCGATCAGCTGGATGTATCTGCGTTTGATGGGGCCGCGCGGTCTGCGGCGGGCGTCAGCTGTGGCGCTGTTGGCCGCCAATTACCTCGCCCATCGGCTCGGCGATCACTACCCGGTGCTGTTCCGCGGTGACGCAGGCCTCGTCGCCCATGAGTGCATCCTGGATCTGCGCGACCTCAAGCGTTCCGCCGGCCTGGATGTGGATGACATCGCCAAGCGCTTGATGGATTACGGCTTCCATGCGCCCACGGTGAGCTGGCCGGTGGCGGGAACGGTGATGGTGGAACCCACAGAGAGTGAAAGCTTGCCGGAACTGGATCGCTTCTGCGACGCCATGATCGCGATCCGTGCCGAGGCGGCTGCGATCGAATCCGGCGATGTGGATCGCCAGAACAACCCCCTCAAGCGTGCGCCCCACACCCTGGCTGCGGTCACAGCTGACCACTGGGATCGTCCTTATTCGCGCCGTGAAGCGGCGTACCCGATGGCTGATCAACGGGAGGCCAAGTTCTGGCCCCATGTGGCCCGGATCGACAATGCTTTCGGTGATCGCAACCTGATCTGCACCTGTCCGTCTGTTGAGGAGCTGGCGGCAGCCCAACCGGCAGGGTAA